Sequence from the Syntrophorhabdales bacterium genome:
GACGTATACGCCTTCCACCGCCAAGGACAGAAATGTGAATGAGCCCATCGATACCCTGCTCCAGGTTCACGAACGCGCCGAACTGAGTGAGGCGCACGATGACGCCACGCACCTGGTCATCCACGTGGTAGCGTTCAGCCATGCTCTCCCATGGATCGGACTGCAGAGCCTTTAGACTCAGTGTGACCCGCTGCTTCGCCCAGTCTATCCCTATGATCCTGACCCGTACTTCGTCGCCTGTTGAGAGCAGGTCTTCCGGTTTTTCAACCCGGCCCCAGGCCATCTCGCTGACAGGTATAAGCCCATCAACACCGCCCAGATCAACAAAGGCCCCGAAACTCTGTACAGAGCGCACCTTGCCGGTCAGTTCGGTTCCCACTGTGAGACTTGCCTTGAGCTTTTCGATCTCTGCATCGCGCTGCTCTTCCAGAAGGGCTCGCCGGGAGAGAATGATATTCTGGCCGTCTTCCTCGTACTCGAGAACCTTAAATGGAAGGGTCTGACCAACGTATGAGCCGACGTCGCGCGCTCCTTTAAGATCTATCTGCGAAAGGGGGCAGAAACAACGCACGCCTCCGACTGAAACCTCGAAGCCGCCCTTCACTTCCGATCTTACCTTCCCGCTGACAGGCAAACCAGCTGCATGAGCATCCCTGATCTCTGCGAGGGTGAGTGTCGAATAGCCGCGAATCTTGGTGGTAAGTTTTCTGACGCCGTGCTGCACGGAAACGAAAAAGGCCTCGATCTCTTCGCCCTGCTTCACCGTACATGTTCCGTCATCTGTTGTTAATTCGGCAAGGTCGATCACTCCCTCACTCTTTCCCCCGAGGTCGACGTAGACTGCGTCGTTGACAACGCTGATGACGCGTGTTTTAACCTTCTGGCCGGGCTCCAGCCGGCCCGGCAAATTGCTTTGCTTTGTAAATAGTTCTGCGAAGCTCTCTTCCGGTTCGTTCGCGTTTTCGGACGCGGTCATTTCAAGTGCCGTTGGTTCCATAGTATCCTTCTCCATATGCAGACTGCCTCTCCACTATTCTTGCGCGTGGATTATATCTCAAGGCTTGTTTTGCAGGATTCTACCGAAAGCCACAGGTTGGGTGCGGAACTTTCGACGGCATAGTTTACTATTTTCTCCTCCTTCTGTCCACAGATAATGTGTTCAGAGCCGAGGGCCGCACAGCCAGATCACTGCACGGCCTTTCCTTCGGGTCGCCCAGCCTGGTACCCGCCGGCCGAGTTAACGCTCAAGTGGCTGCCGGTTGCTCTCTTTTGTTCTGGCAGATGAGATAGATCTCGGAGCTGACACCGCGGGAAGCAGACGGCTTGAACATCGATACGCGGCCGAAGATAGTTTCAAGTTCTCTGATAGTCGGCTTCAAGTCTTCGCTGAAGAACGATTTGATGATGAAGGTACCTCCTGGCCTAAGCCCTCTC
This genomic interval carries:
- the rpsA gene encoding 30S ribosomal protein S1, producing the protein MEPTALEMTASENANEPEESFAELFTKQSNLPGRLEPGQKVKTRVISVVNDAVYVDLGGKSEGVIDLAELTTDDGTCTVKQGEEIEAFFVSVQHGVRKLTTKIRGYSTLTLAEIRDAHAAGLPVSGKVRSEVKGGFEVSVGGVRCFCPLSQIDLKGARDVGSYVGQTLPFKVLEYEEDGQNIILSRRALLEEQRDAEIEKLKASLTVGTELTGKVRSVQSFGAFVDLGGVDGLIPVSEMAWGRVEKPEDLLSTGDEVRVRIIGIDWAKQRVTLSLKALQSDPWESMAERYHVDDQVRGVIVRLTQFGAFVNLEQGIDGLIHISVLGGGRRIRHPKDVVEVGQMVEAYVTAVDPANKRISLSLQPRVAKEDVALPEVGEVLEGSVDRVMSFGIFIKLDSGLSGLLPNPEVGTPKGTNHSRMFPEGTKMQVLVKAVDTEKGKISLSRIGLEEKVAQEEFKQYQDSVRSQEKASGSLGSLGDLLKAKFNLDKK